TGTCTCAATGCCTTCCAACTCCTCAGTGAAAAAGAAGGGATTATCCCAGCGCTTGAAACGGCCCACGGGCTCGCCTACGCAATTAGCCGCGCTCCTGAAATGGGCAAGGACCAGATCCTCTGTGCGAATTTGAGTGGCAGGGGTGATAAGGATGTGCAGGAGGCGTCACGGGTCCTTGAGGCCGTGAAGTCTGGGTAAGAGAGTTCCTTATCCAGTAGACCAGACCTATGAGCGACAAGGGGGAAGATTGGGAAGACGAGGAGTTAGACGATCCATCTCCAAGCAGTCGGCAGCGGCTCGAAAAGGGAAACATCCTTTTCGGACTGGCTCGTAAGGAGAAGGTCAAGCGCCAGGGCAAAAAACCCCTCGTTCAAATTCGGTTCTATTGGAAGCGGGTGTTTGTTTTTTTGTGCGTCCTTGCGGTCATGGGTTGGTTTGTTTGCGGCGGGGCTTTATACTACTACTTCAAGCATCACCGGGACTATGAAGAGGTCTCCTACTGGAAGATGCTCATCCTGCCTCTACGGCTGGATGGACACCGCCAAGAAATGGGGGAGTTTTTTATTGAGAGAGGGATCGAAGAGATTCGGGACGGCAATGCGCGGACCGGTTTTCATCACCTGAGGGCTGGTTTGGCCCGCTCGCCGGCCAATATAGAAGCGCGATTGCTGGTGGCGCGACTCTTTCGGGATGGATTGAAGGATAACCGCCTTGCGATCGAAGCCCTTCAAAAAGGGTTACGGTATGGAGACCGGGATCCCCGGTTTTATGAGGTGGGCTATCTGCGACCTCTTTTGTTTCTGTTGCAGATCGAAGAAAGGGACGAAGAACGGGTCCAGTTAGCAGATCGTCTTCTGGGAGAAATTGAGGATCCGGGGGCAAGGGGAATTCTCCAGCTGGATGCTGCCCTAGCCGAATCACAGTTGGGGAGATACGATGACGCCATTCGAAGGCTTTCGAGAGCTCAGCTGTTGGGTAATCCCAGCGGGTTGCTCTTGATGGGGAGTATTTTCGAAAATCTCGGAATGTCGGGGCGTGCAGGCTCCATATACTCGCGGGGTGCCGAACTTTTTCCGAAAAGCGATAAGCATGCAGAGCATTACTTCCGTTTCCTCAGTAAAGAAGGGATGTGGGAAGATCTCCTGAGTTACAGTGGGTTCCGAGGAGTGCTGAATCCTGACTCTCTTTCGACAGCAGTTTACCGTCTCTACGCTCTCGACGGCTTGGGCCGGGATGAAGAAGTAGAAGAAGCGGCGAACAGCATCCTTTCCAAGTTTGGGTCCGAGGAAGCGGTGTTCCGGATTTTGCAGTTTGCCAGTGATGCGGAAAGACCTGACCTCGTGATACCGACTTTGGATAAGGCACAAAGAATTGGAGTATTGGAAACACAGCATGTTGTAGTTGGCTGTTTGGTTCTCTGTCTCTCGGGCCAGTCCGGTAATGCACTAATGCTCTTGGATTCTCTCTCGGAAGAAGAAGTAGCCGAGTATCCATTACGCGTTTCCGGGATTAAGGCGATGGCCCATGAGGCCATTGGCGAATCGGACGTATCGCAACTATTTTTGCAAGAGTTTCTCCTTTCGGATGGAACTGACGAAGCGGTCTTCGGAACAATAGGGGAGGGCTTTTTGAAATTGGGCTTGAAGGACACCGGGAGCACCGTGCTTTTGCGCGGATTAGAGGTGTACCCCAACAGTCAGAAAATCCTGGAACTGCTTCTGGGTCTTGAGAGCGAGGATCCGGGTAGTCTGGACTACTTCCGACACGCCCAAGCTTTAATGAGCGGAAGGATCCCGCGGAACGAATTATTGAGGCAGGTCAGAAACGAATTAGTGAGCGACAGGTTTCTCTTTCGACCTGGAAGGGAAGACTTAATTGCTCGAATTGACGGGGTTCTGAAACAGGAGTTGCAGGCAGGATCTGCGGTGGCAGTGCGAGCAGGAGCATTTGATTTCAACGAGACGATAGGATTGGAACCCGAACGCGAATTCATGCAGTTACCCAGATGAAAAAAAGCACCTTTTACTTTGCTGGAGACCTTTTTGACTCCAAGCACCTTGCTGGGAATGCGTTTCTTGCAGAGGCGATCTATGAAGAGTCGGGTAAGAGTCTCCTGCCGGTTCTTCCCCAAAATCTCGAGCAGAGAGAAACTTCGGCGCACAGCATACGGGACAACGACATCCTTTGTCTTCTCGATTGTGATCTGGCCCTCTTCCACTTTGACGGTTCTGAGCTGGATTCCGGGACGGTCGTGGAGTTCATGTTCGCGAAGTTTGCGGATGTTCCTTCGGTGGTGATTCGATCCGACTTTCGGGCAAAGGGTGATCAGGAGCTACATCCGTGGAATCTAATGGTGAGTTACTATCCGAGGACCGAGGTCGTTCTGCTCGACTCCATGCACATCTACCAGAATGCGTTTCGGCCGGAGGAGAATGAGGGGCCGGAAGATTATCTAGAGAGTGGCCTCAGCGGTCGGAGAACAAGGGCTATGCTTGCTGATATCGCGGGTCGTATTGTCGAGGCCTTCGGAATCGTTTCCGCTCAACCTCCAATCCTGCCGCCGGAGCAGGCGGAGACGATATACGATTGGCTGGCAAGAATGCCGGGGTTCGTTGGAGGCCATGATGCCCAGTTGGTCCGGATTGAGGAGGCGCTTCGTAGGAAAGTAGAAAAAGGGATTCTATGAGCGAGGTGATTTGTCTGAATCATCCGCTGGTAGAGGACCTACTCGGCAAATTGAGGGATCGGGAGACGGGAAAAGAGTCTTACCGGGTTCTTTGTGACCGCATATCTCTGGCGTTGGCTTTAGAAGCTTCGCGCACACTTCCTTTGGTAGAACATAGCATTGAGACTCCGCTTGAAGCGACCGAGGTGAAAGCGCTGTACGCACCCGTAGTAGTTGTTCCCATCCTACGGGCTGGGCTCGGTATGCTCTCGTCGTTTCTCAAGCTCTTTCCGGATTCTAGTGTGGGTTACATTGGTCTCGAACGAGAGAAATCAACGGCCCGAGCTTGCGAGTATTATTGCAAGCTGCCGGTCATGGAGGGTTCGTGGACGTTTGTAATCGATCCGATGCTCGCATCGGGCGGATCCGCTTGTGCGGCTCTTAGTGTTTTAAAGGATAAGGGCGTTGCCCGTTTAATCTTGGTCTCGATTCTCGCATCACCTGAAGGAGTAAAAACGGTTCAGGCGGAGCATCCAGACGTAGAGATTGTAACGGCAGCAGTGGACCGTGGCTTGGACGAGAACAGCTACATCCGCCCAGGCCTTGGAGATTTTGGAGACCGGCTTTTCGGGACGTGAGGGTAACGGGAGGGACGGGCTCTGCCTCGTCCTTAGCATCTCTACAAAAGCGTGTGTATCAGAATCACGAAAGGTGTTTTAATCTATGACCCGCTTACGGACGGAACGGAGCCCGTCCCTCCCTGGTTAATCGCGCCACGGTAATTGGTGGATTTCGCCTTGGAAGGGCCAGTCCTCTGAATGGTCAACCAATCCCGCTCGGACAGGGTTTTCGACAACATACTTCCATTTGGCGGTGTAACTCTCGCCACTACGAAGTTCTCGGTCCCAAAAGTCCCTTTGCCATATGGGGCCTTGCGGTCGGTTTTTCCAAGTCGCCGAAAAGCGAGATTTCCAGAAACGAATCCATTTGCTGAGCGGTTCTGCAGGAAATCTTGTTGGTTGGCAAAAAAGATGAATGTGATCTGGCATGAGAACGTATCGGCCTACCCTGAAGACAGACCTGTCTTGCCAGAGATTCCTTAGGGCATGGTGGGCGGAGGTTTCTGTTAGAATGGACTGTCTGTCTTTTGTACAAACGGTCACGAATTGAATAGTGGAACGATTCCCTTTTTCGAGATTGGGTAGATGGATAGGCCTTCTACGGTCTGGAAGATCTTCTGGAGGCATAGATTCGAACAGTATACGAGAGTTCTGGTAAAGCGATTCTCATAACGGGAGAGACGAGCTACCGGCCTTCGCTAAAGCTATGGCGGACAGGCTGGCTCGTCCGCAGCATCTCTACAAGAGCGTGTGTATCAGAATCACGAACGGTGTTTTAATCTATAATCCGCTTCTGAACGGAACAGAGCCCGTCCCTCCCGGGAAGCTTGCGTTTTTACCGAAATCTTGGAGAGACTTTGGGTTTTTCATGACCGAATCCTCCTCGAAGAACCTCTTAAAGGCGATCGGACCGGGTATCCTTGTAGCCTGTGCAGCGATTGGTGGGTCCCATTTGGTGTGGTCAACGCGGGCCGGCGCAAACTTTGGCTGGCAACTCGTTGGTTTACTTCTCGTAGCGAACTTGTTCAAGTATCCGTTTTTCCTCTACGGCCAATTGTATGCGGCCGCCTCGGGTGAGTCGTTGCTGGATGGCTACAAAAGGAAAGGGATCTTCTTTGTTTACGTCTTTCTGGTGATCAACGTTCTCACCGGGATGATCAATGTCGCGGGTGTTTCGATGCTTACGGCCGCTCTACTAGGAGGCTTTGGCTTGGTTCAGCTGGAACTTCCCGACCTGACGGTAATCATCATGGTAGGGTGCGGGATTTTCATCGTCATCGGACGGTATCAACTGCTGGATGCGGCTGCGAAGGTAGTGATTATTGTCCTCTCGATTTCTACCTTGGTGGCACTTTTTCTCGCTCTGCGTGAGGGGCCGGTCGCACCGGCGGGATTCGAGTCCGCTTCTCCATGGACATGGGCC
This window of the Verrucomicrobiota bacterium genome carries:
- a CDS encoding nucleoside 2-deoxyribosyltransferase — translated: MKKSTFYFAGDLFDSKHLAGNAFLAEAIYEESGKSLLPVLPQNLEQRETSAHSIRDNDILCLLDCDLALFHFDGSELDSGTVVEFMFAKFADVPSVVIRSDFRAKGDQELHPWNLMVSYYPRTEVVLLDSMHIYQNAFRPEENEGPEDYLESGLSGRRTRAMLADIAGRIVEAFGIVSAQPPILPPEQAETIYDWLARMPGFVGGHDAQLVRIEEALRRKVEKGIL
- the upp gene encoding uracil phosphoribosyltransferase, which translates into the protein MSEVICLNHPLVEDLLGKLRDRETGKESYRVLCDRISLALALEASRTLPLVEHSIETPLEATEVKALYAPVVVVPILRAGLGMLSSFLKLFPDSSVGYIGLEREKSTARACEYYCKLPVMEGSWTFVIDPMLASGGSACAALSVLKDKGVARLILVSILASPEGVKTVQAEHPDVEIVTAAVDRGLDENSYIRPGLGDFGDRLFGT